Proteins encoded together in one Oreochromis aureus strain Israel breed Guangdong linkage group 23, ZZ_aureus, whole genome shotgun sequence window:
- the LOC116327587 gene encoding cytochrome P450 4F3-like: MLIFLSAMALLHSVLSPVLSWMCLCSLMYIFGTGLLAVVAVLTVRKVWYSHRLSCFSKPPANSWLLGHLGQIQSTEEGLQQMDDLVKTYKHSCYWVLGPFYHLVRLFHPDYVKPLLMAPASMTVKNGLIYHHLQPWLGHSVLISNGEVWSRKRRLLTPAFHFDILKSYITIFNSSSKIMHDKWCRLVAEGKTNLEMFDHVSLMTLDSLLKCAFSYDSNCQESPSEYVSAIVQLCDLVTQRHHNILHHWDWIYWKTQQGKLFKQTLNIVHRFSRDVVQKRRALLKAQREITQCEVAPTSQRRKDFVDILLLTRDEDGQGLTDEEIQAEANTFMFAGHDTTASAICWTLYNLARHEHYQEKCRQEVMDLMEGRDGHEIKWEDLPKLPFTTMCIKESLRLHTPVQAVSRSYTQDMVLPGNRTVPAGTVCLVSIYGTHHNPIVWTNPNEFDPHRFDPGNKMSQASHAFIPFSSGPRNCIGQKFAMTELQVVVALTLLRFRLTPGVNPELGSSRVRRLPQIVLRAEGGLWLQLEPLNTLRLNKQSEE, encoded by the exons ATGTTAATTTTTCTCTCAGCGATGGCTCTCCTGCACAGTGTCCTCTCTCCGGTCCTCAGCTGGATGTGTCTCTGTTCACTAATGTACATTTTCGGTACTGGACTGCTTGCTGTGGTTGCAGTTTTGACTGTGAGGAAAGTCTGGTACTCTCACAGGCTGTCATGCTTCAGCAAACCACCGGCAAACTCATGGCTGTTGGGCCATCTGGGGCAG ATCCAGAGCACAGAAGAAGGTCTCCAGCAGATGGATGATCTGGTGAAGACATACAAACACTCCTGCTACTGGGTCCTCGGTCCTTTCTATCACCTGGTCAGACTCTTTCACCCTGACTACGTCAAACCTCTGTTAATGGCACCTG CCAGCATGACGGTGAAAAATGGGCTCATTTATCACCACCTACAGCCTTGGCTGG GACACAGTGTGTTGATCAGTAATGGCGAGGTTTGGTCTCGCAAAAGACGACTGCTGACTCCAGCTTTTCATTTTGATATTTTGAAGAGCTACATTACCATATTTAACTCCTCATCTAAAATCATGCAT GACAAGTGGTGCCGACTTGTGGCAGAGGGCAAAACTAATCTGGAGATGTTTGACCATGTCAGTCTGATGACTCTGGACAGTTTACTGAAATGTGCCTTCAGCTACGACAGCAACTGTCAGGA GTCTCCCAGTGAGTACGTGTCAGCCATAGTGCAGCTCTGTGACCTGGTAACACAGCGGCATCACAACATTTTACATCATTGGGACTGGATTTACTGGAAGACTCAGCAGGGGAAACTGTTCAAACAAACCTTAAATATTGTACACAG ATTCAGCAGGGATGTGGTTCAGAAGCGACGTGCCCTTCTGAAAGCACAGAGGGAGATAACACAATGTGAAGTTGCCCCAACATCACAGAGGAGGAAAGATTTTGTGGACATTCTGCTGCTGACAAGG GACGAAGATGGACAAGGCCTAACAGATGAGGAGATACAGGCTGAGGCCAACACCTTCATGTTTGCAG GTCATGACACAACAGCCAGTGCCATCTGCTGGACGCTGTATAATTTAGCACGCCATGAACACTATCAGGAAAAAtgcagacaggaagtgatgGACCTGATGGAGGGACGAGATGGACATGAAATCAAGTG GGAGGATCTGCCCAAGCTTCCTTTCACCACCATGTGCATCAAAGAGAGCCTCAGACTCCACACTCCTGTACAGGCTGTATCACGGAGTTACACCCAGGACATGGTGCTGCCAGGAAATCGAACAGTCCCAGCAG GTACAGTCTGCCTGGTCAGCATTTATGGAACACACCACAACCCTATTGTTTGGACAAACCCAAAT GAGTTTGATCCCCATCGATTTGACCCAGGCAACAAAATGAGCCAAGCTTCTCATGCCTTCATCCCCTTCTCTTCAGGCCCCAG GAACTGCATTGGTCAGAAATTCGCCATGACAGAGCTTCAAGTTGTAGTGGCCCTGACCCTTCTCAGGTTTCGACTGACCCCAGGGGTGAACCCTGAACTCGGGAGCAGCAGAGTTCGCCGTCTTCCCCAAATTGTCCTGCGTGCAGAGGGAGGCCTGTGGCTGCAGCTGGAGCCTCTGAACACACTCAGACTGAACAAACAGTCAGAGGAATGA